Proteins from a single region of Acidimicrobiales bacterium:
- a CDS encoding glucose 1-dehydrogenase, with protein sequence MTILDMFSLEGKVAIVTGASSGLGVAFAIALAEAGADVALGARRVDKLKDTAEQVTRLGRRAIAVQTDVSKPDDCQILVRSTMDEFGRVDILVNNAGIGTAYPATRETPEQFREVIDVNLNGCYWMAQACGRVMKPGSSIVNISSILGLTTAGLPQAAYASSKAGLIGLTRDLAQQWTGRKGIRVNALAPGFFESEMTDQYTPGYLDSQMSRVLVGRAGDPRELAAALVFLASKAGAYVTGTVLPVDGGLLTS encoded by the coding sequence GTGACGATCCTCGACATGTTCAGCCTCGAAGGCAAGGTGGCAATTGTCACCGGCGCATCCTCCGGCCTCGGGGTTGCGTTCGCAATCGCCCTGGCGGAAGCAGGGGCGGATGTGGCACTCGGAGCACGCAGGGTCGACAAGCTGAAAGACACGGCCGAACAAGTCACCAGGCTCGGCCGGCGGGCCATCGCGGTCCAAACCGACGTCTCCAAGCCCGACGACTGCCAGATCCTGGTCCGGTCCACGATGGACGAGTTCGGCCGGGTCGACATTCTCGTCAACAACGCCGGCATCGGCACTGCCTACCCGGCTACCCGCGAGACCCCCGAGCAGTTCCGCGAGGTCATAGACGTCAATCTCAACGGCTGCTACTGGATGGCTCAGGCGTGCGGGCGGGTGATGAAACCGGGCAGCTCGATAGTCAACATCTCAAGCATCCTGGGTCTGACGACCGCCGGACTCCCCCAGGCGGCCTACGCCTCGAGCAAGGCCGGCCTCATCGGTCTGACGCGTGACCTCGCCCAGCAATGGACGGGTCGCAAGGGCATCCGGGTCAACGCCCTGGCCCCGGGGTTCTTCGAGTCCGAGATGACCGACCAGTACACGCCTGGCTACCTCGACTCGCAGATGTCCCGCGTTCTGGTGGGACGCGCGGGCGACCCTCGCGAGCTCGCGGCGGCTCTCGTGTTCCTCGCCAGCAAAGCCGGCGCGTACGTAACTGGCACCGTACTGCCTGTCGACGGAGGCCTCCTGACCAGCTGA
- a CDS encoding enoyl-CoA hydratase, translating into MAQSDHDELVLLESNDGIATVTLNRPEARNALSSALRRRLREVMAAIDSDDAVSAVILTGADPAFCAGLDLKELSERGRLDQDPDDAGIQGLPWAPLKKPLIGAVNGVAITGGFELALNCDFLIASERAAFADTHARVGILPGWGLSVLLPQRIGFAMARRMSFTGDFLPAQRALECGLVTEVVPHDELLTAARRAAAAIVSNNKPAVEALLASYRRIEAAAAGDGMALEAAASRDWARGGGTEGLAERVGGVFERGRSQMHSRETQNQ; encoded by the coding sequence GTGGCACAATCTGACCATGACGAACTGGTGCTGCTCGAGAGCAACGACGGCATCGCGACCGTAACCCTCAACCGGCCCGAGGCCCGCAACGCGCTCAGCTCGGCCCTGCGCCGGCGGCTGAGGGAGGTGATGGCGGCGATCGACTCCGATGACGCCGTGTCAGCCGTGATCCTCACCGGCGCAGACCCGGCGTTCTGCGCCGGCTTGGACCTCAAGGAGTTGAGCGAGCGGGGACGGCTCGACCAGGACCCCGACGATGCCGGAATCCAAGGGTTGCCTTGGGCTCCTCTGAAGAAGCCCCTCATCGGTGCGGTCAACGGGGTCGCTATCACAGGGGGCTTCGAGCTGGCGCTCAACTGCGACTTCCTGATCGCTTCGGAGCGAGCAGCCTTCGCCGACACGCACGCGAGGGTGGGGATACTCCCGGGCTGGGGCCTGTCAGTGTTGCTGCCTCAGCGGATCGGCTTCGCGATGGCCCGGCGCATGAGCTTCACCGGCGACTTCCTGCCGGCCCAACGTGCTCTCGAATGCGGTCTCGTCACCGAGGTGGTACCCCACGACGAGCTGCTTACCGCCGCTCGCCGCGCAGCAGCAGCGATCGTGTCCAACAATAAACCTGCTGTCGAGGCCCTCCTCGCCTCCTACCGCCGGATCGAGGCTGCTGCAGCCGGCGACGGCATGGCGCTCGAGGCCGCCGCGTCGCGGGACTGGGCGCGAGGCGGCGGGACCGAAGGTCTGGCGGAGCGGGTCGGCGGAGTGTTCGAACGCGGCAGATCTCAGATGCATTCAAGGGAGACGCAGAACCAATGA
- a CDS encoding enoyl-CoA hydratase-related protein encodes MTENGKAYSVIIVDDPAPGVRRITMNRPEKRNALFHPLRGEILEALREADQDTSVRVSIIRGAGKCFSAGYDLGGGNEGLDLPFFTAGGDGQWPRHVTEGWMSIWDLAKPVIAQVHGYCLAGGSELASGCDLVYVAEDAQIGYPAVRFGVPDMHFHAWTMGMRKAMEAMLTGDSMSGTEAVEYGWANAAFPVDELDEKVLAVASKIAKIPPDVVQINKRVVHRQMEVMGLRTGIRIGTELCALGTHQKTLRTFVTEMQQGLTDALTKRDTPFGDYRTAENQPSQPAG; translated from the coding sequence ATGACGGAAAATGGCAAGGCCTATTCGGTCATCATCGTCGACGACCCCGCGCCGGGGGTCCGCAGGATCACGATGAACCGCCCCGAGAAGCGCAACGCTCTGTTCCATCCGCTGAGGGGCGAGATACTCGAGGCCCTGCGCGAAGCGGACCAGGACACCTCCGTCAGGGTCAGCATTATCCGTGGAGCGGGCAAGTGTTTCTCGGCCGGATACGACCTTGGTGGCGGCAACGAAGGCCTCGACCTTCCGTTCTTCACCGCCGGCGGGGACGGGCAGTGGCCGCGACACGTCACGGAGGGCTGGATGAGCATCTGGGACCTGGCAAAGCCTGTCATCGCGCAGGTGCACGGCTACTGCCTCGCCGGCGGCAGCGAGCTGGCGTCGGGCTGCGACCTCGTCTATGTGGCGGAGGACGCGCAGATCGGCTACCCGGCTGTCCGCTTCGGGGTCCCCGATATGCACTTCCACGCGTGGACGATGGGGATGCGCAAGGCCATGGAGGCCATGCTGACCGGTGATTCGATGAGCGGGACGGAGGCCGTCGAGTACGGCTGGGCGAACGCGGCGTTCCCGGTCGACGAACTCGACGAGAAGGTGCTGGCCGTCGCCTCGAAGATCGCAAAGATCCCACCCGACGTGGTTCAGATCAACAAGCGGGTCGTGCACCGCCAGATGGAGGTGATGGGGCTGCGGACCGGAATCCGGATTGGGACCGAGCTCTGTGCGCTGGGCACCCACCAAAAGACGCTGCGCACCTTCGTCACCGAGATGCAGCAGGGCCTCACGGATGCGCTAACCAAGCGCGACACCCCCTTCGGCGATTACCGCACCGCGGAGAACCAGCCGTCCCAACCGGCGGGGTGA
- a CDS encoding MMPL family transporter, with product MRPLAQWCVRHRRVVVLCWLAILVVVSGISHAAGTRYSNNFDLPKTQSTEAIRLLQSILPRASGDVERIVIATTPPAKVTDAPVEARVDAMLAAIRKFPHVTNVLSPYEAAGADQVSKDGIIAFATVTFDEQPQSLSSIAKDFVHTARSADAPGVHVAVSGQLGEQSNRPALSGTGLGILLAGVVLLLVFGSVFAMALPLLSALVSLGTAIGLIGLLSHVMKMPQFADQLVLLIGLGVGVDYALFIVTRHRQGLMAGRDVETSIVEAVNTSGRAVMFAGIIVCIALLGMFALGVSFLYGMAVSAAIGVALTMIAALTLLPALLGFIGPRVMSRRQKRGLALNGPRIVGTGSRGFWVRWAGFVRGHPILPALIALGLVVLVALPFFSMRLGSSDQGNDPRGTTTRDAYDLLARGFGPGFNGPLQVVSVLHAPGDRAAFDRAVADIKDQRDVAGTSTPLVVPGRGGSQVALLQVYPSSAPQDAATTRLISQLRTQTLPRALAGSHVTAYVGGTTAIFVDFAHVLSNKLPVFIAAVVLLSFLLLALVFRSLVVPLISAAMNMLSIGAAFGVVVAVFGWDWAGSIIGVNRPGPVEAFLPVMLFAILFGLSMDYQVFLVTRIHEERLRTGNNGDAVQRGLAATGKTITAAALIMILVFGSFVLGGQVVIKEFGLGLAAGILIDAVMIRMAIVPAVMLLTREANWWFPRFLDRLFPHIGLEVPHVEAVAAPTDAGTQGPGKLISR from the coding sequence ATGCGCCCCCTCGCACAATGGTGCGTCCGGCACCGACGCGTAGTGGTGTTGTGCTGGCTTGCCATCCTCGTGGTCGTCAGCGGCATCTCGCACGCCGCCGGCACCCGCTACTCCAACAACTTCGATTTGCCGAAGACGCAGTCGACCGAAGCCATACGCCTCCTGCAGTCCATCCTGCCTCGAGCCTCCGGCGACGTGGAACGCATCGTCATCGCGACAACTCCGCCGGCCAAGGTCACCGACGCGCCCGTCGAGGCCAGGGTCGACGCGATGCTCGCCGCCATCCGGAAGTTCCCGCACGTGACCAATGTGCTCTCCCCGTACGAGGCCGCCGGCGCCGATCAGGTGAGCAAAGACGGAATCATCGCGTTCGCCACCGTTACGTTCGACGAACAGCCGCAGAGCCTCTCCAGCATCGCGAAGGACTTCGTCCACACGGCTCGCTCCGCTGACGCACCGGGAGTCCACGTAGCGGTCTCGGGTCAGCTGGGGGAGCAGAGCAACAGGCCGGCGCTGAGCGGCACGGGGCTCGGGATCCTCCTCGCGGGCGTGGTCCTGTTGCTCGTGTTCGGGTCGGTGTTCGCCATGGCGTTGCCTCTGTTGTCCGCACTGGTCTCGCTGGGCACGGCGATCGGGCTCATCGGACTCCTGTCGCACGTGATGAAGATGCCCCAGTTCGCCGACCAGCTCGTGCTGCTCATCGGCCTCGGTGTCGGTGTCGACTACGCGCTGTTCATCGTCACTCGCCACCGCCAAGGGCTCATGGCCGGGCGGGACGTCGAGACGTCGATCGTCGAGGCTGTCAACACCTCCGGTCGCGCCGTCATGTTCGCAGGCATCATCGTGTGCATCGCGTTGCTGGGGATGTTCGCCCTCGGCGTCAGCTTCCTGTACGGCATGGCGGTGTCCGCCGCGATCGGCGTGGCGCTCACGATGATCGCGGCGCTGACGCTCCTGCCGGCGCTCCTTGGTTTCATCGGCCCCAGGGTGATGTCACGACGCCAGAAGCGCGGCCTCGCGCTGAACGGCCCGAGGATCGTCGGCACCGGATCCAGAGGTTTCTGGGTCCGCTGGGCCGGGTTCGTACGCGGGCACCCGATCCTTCCCGCGCTGATCGCTCTCGGCCTGGTGGTGCTCGTCGCACTCCCGTTCTTCTCGATGCGCCTCGGTTCGTCGGACCAGGGCAACGACCCACGCGGCACCACGACCCGCGACGCTTACGACCTCCTCGCCCGAGGGTTCGGTCCCGGGTTCAACGGGCCCCTCCAGGTCGTGTCCGTCCTGCATGCTCCTGGCGACCGTGCCGCCTTCGACCGTGCCGTCGCTGATATCAAGGACCAGCGCGACGTGGCAGGAACGTCCACTCCGCTCGTCGTCCCCGGCCGCGGCGGCAGCCAGGTGGCGCTCCTGCAGGTGTACCCCTCGAGCGCACCTCAGGACGCCGCGACCACCCGGCTGATCAGCCAGCTGCGCACTCAGACGCTCCCCAGGGCCCTGGCCGGCTCGCACGTCACCGCCTACGTCGGCGGGACGACCGCGATCTTTGTCGACTTCGCGCACGTCTTGTCGAACAAGCTGCCGGTGTTCATCGCTGCTGTTGTGCTGCTGTCGTTCCTGTTGCTGGCACTGGTCTTCCGCAGTCTCGTCGTGCCGTTGATATCCGCCGCGATGAACATGCTTTCGATCGGGGCGGCGTTCGGCGTCGTCGTGGCTGTCTTCGGTTGGGACTGGGCGGGTTCGATCATCGGCGTGAACCGGCCCGGGCCGGTCGAGGCATTCCTGCCGGTGATGCTCTTCGCCATCCTGTTCGGGTTGTCGATGGACTACCAGGTGTTCCTCGTCACGAGGATCCACGAAGAACGGCTGCGAACGGGCAACAACGGCGACGCAGTGCAGCGCGGTCTGGCCGCCACGGGCAAGACGATCACTGCGGCCGCGTTGATCATGATCCTGGTGTTCGGGTCGTTCGTCCTCGGCGGCCAGGTGGTCATCAAGGAGTTCGGCCTGGGTCTGGCCGCGGGTATCCTCATCGACGCGGTGATGATCCGCATGGCGATCGTGCCGGCGGTGATGTTGCTCACCAGGGAAGCCAACTGGTGGTTCCCCCGCTTCTTGGATCGCCTGTTTCCTCACATCGGGTTGGAGGTGCCGCACGTGGAAGCGGTAGCGGCGCCGACCGACGCGGGCACCCAAGGGCCCGGCAAGCTGATCAGCCGCTAG